The Epinephelus lanceolatus isolate andai-2023 chromosome 17, ASM4190304v1, whole genome shotgun sequence region gtaGTTTGGGTCTCAAAGGTAAACTTTGTGGccgtttttggttgttttgtgtggatTTGTCATCATgttgtgtatctttgtggttgttttatgtatttttggaGTAGTTtgagtgtcttttttggtcattttgtgtggctttgtagtcattttgtgtctccgtgtggttgttttgctagtttttgtagttattttatgtttctttgcagttcctttgcatgtctttgtggtctttttgagaTTCTACCTAAATGGTatatgttaatttgagtgatattttgcaggGGAAGGCCAAGGatccccctgacactttgggccccagagcctgtgcccagtaggcacACTTAGTGATCCATTCACTCTCACCAAGTCGACACATAATTCGACACATTAGATGATCCACTTTGAACCAATCTGACAGCATCTCGTCCAGTTGCAGGAGAAAACcatgaagaaataacaatatGTTACACTACTGAGCGCGAGTTGGAAAAAAATAGACCAAAGCTGTGGTCAACGAATAAAGAATTGCAGTGTGCAAAATGTGTGGGTCAGATTATACAGACAAAGGCGCAACAGCTTCCAACTTGTTTGACATTTGACGTTACACAAAGAACAGTAAGTCAAGGCTAATATTAACATAGAGAGCTAAtgcttagctaatgttagcttcacAGCTAAGTAgctttttaacaaacttgtttcagcaaatgaatatataaactttaaaaagcatttaataATACTATTATTGTTATGTTGTTAAGATGACATTATTTggtgacttgtttaggacttgaaactcaaagttgAGGACTTGGGACATCTGTCTTGACTCAGggcttgagtgcaaagacttgagactaacttgtgacttgcaaaataatgacttgttcCCACCTCTGGTAAAAGTAATTTCAAATAtgctgtgtgaatgagtgatGTGTTTAAGGGGTGAGAATGAAAGAGGTGCCACTAGATGGAGACATGTATCCAAGAAGTCAAActtgtttttctcatttctctctcttcaCCAGGCACTTCCACAGTGATTTGCAAACCTCTGGTCATTGACAACCAGCTCTTTGTCATTGTGGCTCAGCTGTTTGGTGGCTCCCACATCTATAAACGTGACACCTCTGCCAACAAATTCATCAAACTCCAAGGCATTGACATCCTCAAAATCCGCAAACCAAACGATGTTGAGACGTTTCGCATCGATGGAGAGTCCTTCTTCGTCATAGCAGACAGCTCCAAGGCTGGCTCCACCACCATCTACAAGTGGAACGGCAATGGCTTCTACTCCCACCAGTCACTCCACCCGTGGTACCGGGACACTGATGTGGAGTACATGGAGATCTCCTCCAAACCTCACCTGATCCTGTCCAGCAGCTCCCAGAGGCCGGTCATCTACCAGTGGAACAAAAGCACCAAGCTGTTTGACAGGCGCACCGACATCCCAGAGATGGAGGACGTCTACGCCGTGAAGCATTTTCAGGTCAAATCCGACCTCTATATCTGTCTAACACGCTTCATCGGCGACTCCAAAGTGATGCGCTGGGATGGGGCCCTCTTTAGAGAGCTGCAGACCATGCCCTCCCGTGGCTCCATGGTGTTCCAGCCCTTCTCTGTGGGCACCTGGCAGTACGCAATCCTGGGCAGCGATTACTCTTTCACCCAGGTGTACCGCTGGGATGCAAAGAAGGGCGAGTTTGTCCATTTCCAGGAGGTGAACATCCAGGCGCCGAGGGCCTTCTCTCCAGTCTCCATAGACAACCGGCAGTTCCTGCTGGCCTCCAGTTTCAAAGGGAAAACTCAGATTTATGAGCACCTGGTCATCGATCTGAGCAATTGAGTGATTGTTTTCATGACTGGTTCTCTGAGTGGTGTCTGCAACAGATTGAGACAACACTTCAACAACAGTAGGGTGATCCTAACTTAAGCAAGGCAGGCattactctttttttaaaaaatcttccACTGAAATCAGTGCATGATACATGTTATGATAAATACATGTATCTCAACCAAATTGCATTTGACTGAGATGCATGTTGAGTTCAATGCATGCACCTTAAGTTAGGATTAAACCCAACATGTTGTCAAGACATTAATGCATGACCAGGGCCTCACACAGGCCGTCCCATCCTGACGAATGCAACATCCATGCTCATTAATCCATTAAATCTCGCCAGTaggttatttttttgtgttttcagcttttcaTGTGACTCAGCAATGTTTATACATTTGTAATCTCATATATTTATCTACAGAAAGTAACGGTACTTTTTATCCTATTAACATGTTTAACTGAACAAATCTGCCAAATcgaaatgtttacatttttctgtctttccactTGTACGCtaaaaaagatttgtaaatgAAGCTTTTGTAAGTTTAAGAAGGGACCACACCAGTTCGATACATATTTGTTAAGGAGAATGATTTATGTTTATAATTTGGGAAAATATCAACAGAAATGTTGTGTGAGAATCTACCTGTAAATCCTCGCAACTCACATTTTTATCTTTAATGGTTTGTATAATGTTTAAAGTATtgaaattacagtttttcataAGAAGTATGGAAAACATTTTGGGCACACACAGGAGCTATTTTCACACACTTAAAGGAACTGAAATGAAAAAACTGAGGATATTGTTCATAATGCTTTACCTTTGACTAATACGTATGCAAAATACATTGATTGTGTCATGATTAGGATTAAGTTATTGACTAATGCCATGCTACTTAGAGTCAATAAAGGTTTACATTATTAACTGTCATCTGAGCTCCCTGCTGGCACTGTGTAGCATGACATTGCTTCAGTGTGAAACGCCGACACCCGGTCctaaaagcaagacaacacGCACTAACACATCTACTTCATCGCTTGAGGGAAACTGTCATCTTGAAGTTAGTTGTGTAACTCTGGTTTCAGAtctgagaaataaaataaaaaataaatacaaacaaataaaatcctttttattttctccgACAAAGTGCACGCCTCAATTCTACAAAGCAGCACATTACAATGTAAtggaataaatacaataaaatccgctgaattaaaaaaaaaaagaaaagaaaaacacaagcaaGGAGATACACAAGTACCTGCACAATCACACTGGTGGCAGGACTAAATCAGACTCTTTAGAAAGGCTCCATGAGACAAACTGCTTCTTTTGGGGTGATTGTTTGACTTTTCATGCATCTTCAGTCCTTTGGATAAAGACGTCCCGTCCTCCGCTTTCTAAAGTAGGCCGATTTAACCCctgcatttttttgtaattgAGGACTACCAAACTAACATGAAAGAAATACAGGTGCATACTCCCATGTTCATACACATCACCCTGGAAAACTTGTGCAATTGCAGCAGGATCTCCGAATCACCTACCTACTgctgagagaaaataa contains the following coding sequences:
- the LOC117248037 gene encoding leucine-rich glioma-inactivated protein 1-like — protein: MENTRKMPKRSCWLCVLVVASVLLVVDSKRARQPRCPASCTCTKDNALCESAGLIPRSFPPDVISLSFVKSEFTEIPKESFIHTPALHLLLFTANNLEAINEDAFLGLPHMEYLFIENNQIKSISPHAFRGLKTLVHLSLAYNNLETLPKDLFKGLEALTKVDLRGNQFTCDCKLKWLVEWIYSTNATVDQIYCKGPASQLDKKINDLVPQSFDCITTEFASYQSLKFESISVEAFSFGNDQYVVFAQPFIGKCSFLEWDHVEMVFRNYDDIDSTSTVICKPLVIDNQLFVIVAQLFGGSHIYKRDTSANKFIKLQGIDILKIRKPNDVETFRIDGESFFVIADSSKAGSTTIYKWNGNGFYSHQSLHPWYRDTDVEYMEISSKPHLILSSSSQRPVIYQWNKSTKLFDRRTDIPEMEDVYAVKHFQVKSDLYICLTRFIGDSKVMRWDGALFRELQTMPSRGSMVFQPFSVGTWQYAILGSDYSFTQVYRWDAKKGEFVHFQEVNIQAPRAFSPVSIDNRQFLLASSFKGKTQIYEHLVIDLSN